The following nucleotide sequence is from Campylobacter anatolicus.
GTGTTTGTACATTTTCACACTACAGAGCTGGTATAATGGCAGTTGAAAATGCACTTGGCATAAAACCACCATTAAATGCTGAACTAACTCGTACACTTATGAATAATGCCCTTTATCTACATGACCACGTTGTGCATTTTTATCAGCTTCACGGACTTGACTGGGTTGATATACTCTCAGCATTAAAAGCAGATGTGTTTAAGGCGAGTGAAGAGGCATTTAAATATTGCGATACACCTTATGCCACTGGGGCTGATAAGTTAAAAGAGGTAAAAGAACGTATTGCAGCCTTTGCTAAAAAAGGTAGTCTTGGACCATTTGCTAATGCATACTGGGGGCATAGCACATATAAATTTAGTCCAGAACAAAATTTAATTGTCCTTTCTCATTACTTAGAGTGTCTTAGAGTGCAACGTATAATGGCTCAGATGATGGCTATATTTGGTTCTAAAAACCCACATCCACAAAGCTTGACAGTAGGTGGTGTAACCTGTGTTATGGACTTGCTAAATCCATCACGTTTAGGCGAATATCTTACTAAATTTCAAGAGGTTGTTGAGTTTGTCAATCGTGCTTACTATCCTGATATATTAATGGCAGCTAAGGCTTATGGAAATGAATCAAGCGTATTAAATGATGTTGGTGTATCAAATTTATTATGTTACGATGAATTTTTAGTTGACAAAAATGACTATTTGCTAAAAGGCGGTGTGATATTAAATGGTGATATAAGCAAGGTTTATGATGTAAATGGCGATAACATCACTGAAGAGGCAACTCGTTCGTGGTATAAAGATGACGCACCGCTTCATCCATATGATGGTATAACAGAGCCAAACTACACAGGGTTAGTTGATATGAAAACTATTGATGGCAAGGGCGAGATGATAGACACCAAAGTCTTTAATGAAAAAGGTAAATACAGTTGGATAAAAGCCCCACGATATGAGGGTAAACCTATGCAGGTTGGACCTCTTGCAAGTATAGTTATTAATTATGCTAAAGGTAATCCACGCGTAGTAAAAATCGTTGATAAATTTTTACAAGATAGCGAGCTACCACTTAGTGCGGTATTTTCAACACTTGGCAGAACTGCTGCTCGTATGCTTGAAGCAAAGCTTGTTGCAGATCACGGACTTGAGGCTTTTAACTCACTTGTGCAAAATTTAAAAACAGATCAAGAGACCTGTGCGAAATATGTCATAGACAAAGATAAAGAGTATAAAGGCAACTTCCAAGGCAATGCTCCTCGCGGTGCTTTAAGCCATTGGTGTAGGATCAAAAATGGTGTCATAGCAAATTATCAAGCGGTTGTTCCTAGCACTTGGAACGCATCTCCAAAAGATGCTAAAAACGCACGTGGCTCGTATGAAGAGTGTCTTATCGGTTTAAAGATAGCAGACCTTACACAGCCACTTGAGATTATTCGCAAAATTCACTCATATGACCCATGTATTGCATGTGCAGTGCATGTTATGGACGCAAATGGCACAAAATTAGGCGAATATAAGATAAACGCAAATTTATAAGGAGGAGTTATGCTAGGTCATAAACCAGATCGCATTAGCGAGTATGAGTTCTCTATTGGTGTGCGAGTTACACACTGGATACGCTTTTTATCCATAACGTTTCTGGTCGTGAGCGGATATTATCTCTCTTACGTTTTTATAAGTCCAGAGATTGCTAGCGGACCTGTAAATTTTATGAACGCAAAATGGCGTATGGCTCATCAGATCGCAGGCTTTGTGCTTATAGCAGTTACGATATTTAAAATTTATCTGTTTATATTTGATAAACATAGCCGTAAAGAGGTCATGAGTGTAGTTGATTTTTTAAATCCATCTGTGTGGATAAAACAGATTAAATACTATCTATTTTTAGGAGAACACCCAAAGATAAAAGGTGTCTATAACCCCTTGCAGTTTGCCTCTTATCTATTCTTTTACACCGTGTTAATACTCATCTGTTTAACAGGTCTTGTGCTTTATACACACGTATATCACGATGGTTTTGGTGGACTTATCTATCAACCGATGAGAGAGATAGAGAAAATTTTAGGCGGTCTTGCAAATGTCAGGACAATACATAGAATTTGTATGTGGGTTATTATGATATTTGTGCCAATTCACGTTTATA
It contains:
- a CDS encoding nickel-dependent hydrogenase large subunit: MSEQRIVIDPITRIEGHLRIEVVVDENNVVKEAYSGSTLWRGIEQIVRNRDPRDVGFFTQRICGVCTFSHYRAGIMAVENALGIKPPLNAELTRTLMNNALYLHDHVVHFYQLHGLDWVDILSALKADVFKASEEAFKYCDTPYATGADKLKEVKERIAAFAKKGSLGPFANAYWGHSTYKFSPEQNLIVLSHYLECLRVQRIMAQMMAIFGSKNPHPQSLTVGGVTCVMDLLNPSRLGEYLTKFQEVVEFVNRAYYPDILMAAKAYGNESSVLNDVGVSNLLCYDEFLVDKNDYLLKGGVILNGDISKVYDVNGDNITEEATRSWYKDDAPLHPYDGITEPNYTGLVDMKTIDGKGEMIDTKVFNEKGKYSWIKAPRYEGKPMQVGPLASIVINYAKGNPRVVKIVDKFLQDSELPLSAVFSTLGRTAARMLEAKLVADHGLEAFNSLVQNLKTDQETCAKYVIDKDKEYKGNFQGNAPRGALSHWCRIKNGVIANYQAVVPSTWNASPKDAKNARGSYEECLIGLKIADLTQPLEIIRKIHSYDPCIACAVHVMDANGTKLGEYKINANL
- the cybH gene encoding Ni/Fe-hydrogenase, b-type cytochrome subunit; translated protein: MLGHKPDRISEYEFSIGVRVTHWIRFLSITFLVVSGYYLSYVFISPEIASGPVNFMNAKWRMAHQIAGFVLIAVTIFKIYLFIFDKHSRKEVMSVVDFLNPSVWIKQIKYYLFLGEHPKIKGVYNPLQFASYLFFYTVLILICLTGLVLYTHVYHDGFGGLIYQPMREIEKILGGLANVRTIHRICMWVIMIFVPIHVYMAVFNAVKSKDGAMDAIVSGYKFKKEH